The Plectropomus leopardus isolate mb chromosome 7, YSFRI_Pleo_2.0, whole genome shotgun sequence genome window below encodes:
- the LOC121945849 gene encoding Krueppel-like factor 10 encodes MEVEELHADMQSEFQPAALGAGDMEAVEALMSMTKHWKTRSFKLRHFRPLTPSSDCSEDDSVLYGSTAPQDPLLCMTPPYSPLNFEATHSPSAATSLQPAAAGSWQPVEETHLQTHTVASPQRFQCTSVIRHTSEGQRGSCDVHPRLTQDHSKDLKTDLSSEFGLNSKESSVIQSDSNAAVTLESSTVTLPNVGEASQTQMSASSLDDKSHTSQAVSSAPAGCSGVSSVPVYCQIFPVPSSSSSVSPSDGQKQHLPITTAPQQQHIQPQTLAASPAQVFLLGGQMAKCPVMLLVSQPTVPTLYVQPAPVTPGGTKLAAIAPAPGRALLEQRQNPLQPEVSRVRSHICPHEVCRKTYFKSSHLKAHMRTHTGEKPFKCKWEGCERRFARSDELSRHRRTHTGEKRFACPVCLSRFMRSDHLAKHARRHLAERKTPCWMLKVAQAAASTTLCLSSSNSL; translated from the exons ATGGAAGTTGAGGAGCtccatgcagacatgcagagtgAATTCCAGCCTGCTGCTTTGGGTGCAGGTGACATGGAGGCTGTGGAGGCTCTGATGTCCATGACTAAACACTGGAAGACCCGGAGCTTCAAGCTCAGGCACTTCAGACCCTTGACTCCGTCCTCCGACTGCTCGGAGGATGACTCAGTCCTGTATGGGTCCACTGCTCCACAGGACCCTCTTTTG TGTATGACACCGCCATACAGTCCACTCAACTTTGAAGCCACCCATTCACCCTCAGCAGCAACCTCACTtcagcctgcagcagctggaaGCTGGCAGCCAGTAGAGGAGACTCACCTGCAGACGCACACGGTCGCTTCTCCACAGCGGTTTCAGTGCACCAGTGTAATCCGTCACACTTCAGAGGGTCAGCGTGGCTCCTGTGACGTCCACCCCAGACTCACTCAAGACCATtcaaaagacttaaaaacagatttgagcTCTGAATTTGGGCTGAACAGTAAAGAGAGTAGTGTAATACAGAGTGACTCTAATGCAGCTGTAACACTCGAGTCTTCCACTGTGACTCTGCCAAATGTGGGTGAAGCCAGCCAGACCCAAATGAGTGCTTCAAGTCTGGATGATAAATCACACACATCTCAGGCCGTCTCCTCTGCCCCAGCTGGATGCTCAGGGGTTTCTTCTGTGCCTGTCTATTGCCAGATCTTTCCTGTCCCGTCTTCTTCCTCCTCCGTCTCACCCTCTGACGGTCAGAAGCAACACCTTCCTATCACCACTGCACCACAACAGCAGCACATACAACCACAAACACTAGCAGCTTCTCCTGCCCAGGTCTTCCTCCTAGGGGGTCAGATGGCAAAATGCCCTGTCATGCTCCTTGTCTCACAGCCGACTGTCCCTACACTCTACGTCCAGCCAGCACCGGTGACCCCTGGTGGCACCAAGCTGGCAGCCATCGCCCCCGCGCCTGGTCGTGCCTTGTTGGAGCAAAGACAAAACCCACTGCAGCCAGAAGTGTCCCGTGTTCGCAGTCATATTTGTCCCCATGAGGTCTGCAGGAAGACGTATTTCAAGAGCTCCCATCTCAAGGCCCacatgaggacacacacag GCGAAAAGCCCTTCAAATGCAAGTGGGAGGGCTGCGAGAGACGCTTCGCTCGTTCCGATGAGCTGTCACGCCACCGACgtactcacacaggagagaaacggTTCGCCTGTCCTGTTTGCTTAAGCCGCTTCATGCGCAGCGACCACCTTGCTAAGCACGCCCGACGACACCTAGCAGAGAGGAAGACGCCCTGCTGGATGTTAAAGGTCGCCCAGGCTGCTGCTTCCACAACACTCTGTCTGTCGTCATCAAACTCTCTCTGA
- the LOC121945872 gene encoding antizyme inhibitor 1-like isoform X2, giving the protein MKGITDEPQYSVCLLEGGTALYDVIDNHIYEQTLSEKNAFFVADLGVIMRQHVRWRTHMAQIRPYYAVRCNSSPAVIEVLAALGTGFICTNKSELELVQNHGIPSEDIIYSGICKQVSQIKYAAKNSIDLLVCDNEAELRKISRCHPNAKLLLQVSTEASSQDDEMSMTFGCSLKDCRHLLERAKELGVQVVGVRSNISSSCEDDQVYVHAISDARCVFDMGEEIGFNMKILDIGGGFSGSETQLELINSAVMSMVDLYFPPSTGVSIIAEPGSFFVSSAFTLAVNIISKEVVARDRQDQGHDDPSPNDEPEFQYYMNEGVYGSFASKLSETLIPAPSVHKNTSLDAPVFSSSLWGPSGDDLDQVVEHCLLPELNIGDWLTFTQAGAYSMGQPLCTATDSPPPPVYYVISSRDWFEMQDTGVTHEATLKNFSLVPYFLNSCQTEAALSVPA; this is encoded by the exons ATGAAAGGAATCACTGATGAACCACAgtactctgtctgtctgctggagGGAGGAACAGCCCTCTATGACGTGATTGACAATCACATTTATGAACAAACTCTG TCTGAGAAGAATGCATTCTTTGTAGCAGACCTGGGAGTTATAATGAGGCAGCATGTTCGCTGGCGAACCCACATGGCCCAAATTCGACCCTACTACGCTGTCAGATGCAACAGCAGTCCAGCTGTTATTGAAGTTCTTGCTGCCCTTGGCACTGGATTCATTTGTACCAACAAG TCTGAGCTTGAGCTGGTCCAGAACCATGGCATTCCCTCTGAAGATATCATCTACAGCGGCATTTGCAAACAGGTCTCCCAGATTAAATACGCTGCTAAGAACAGCATTGACCTGCTGGTGTGTGATAATGAAGCTGAGCTTCGCAAGATTTCTCGCTGCCACCCCAATGCCAA GCTGCTGCTACAGGTCTCAACAGAAGCATCCAGCCAGGACGATGAGATGAGCATGACATTTGGCTGTTCGCTCAAGGACTGCAGGCATCTGCTGGAGAGAGCGAAGGAGTTGGGTGTGCAGGTGGTCGGGGTCAG GTCGAACATTTCCAGCTCCTGTGAGGACGACCAGGTGTACGTTCATGCCATATCTGATGCCCGTTGTGTCTTTGATATGGGA GAGGAAATTGGCTTCAACATGAAAATCCTGGACATTGGCGGTGGTTTCAGTGGCTCTGAGACCCAGCTGGAACTG ATCAACAGTGCTGTCATGTCTATGGTGGACCTTTACTTCCCTCCTTCCACTGGAGTCTCCATCATCGCTGAGCCCGGCAGCTTTTTTGTGTCCTCTGCTTTCACTCTGGCTGTGAACATCATCTCCAAGGAGGTGGTGGCACGTGATCGCCAGGACCAGGGACATG ATGATCCATCTCCAAACGATGAGCCGGAGTTCCAGTACTACATGAATGAGGGAGTGTACGGATCATTTGCCAGCAAACTGTCTGAAACGCTGATTCCTGCTCCATCCGTTCACAAG AACACGTCCCTGGATGCTCCGGTGTTCAGCAGCAGCCTGTGGGGTCCCTCTGGGGATGACCTGGACCAGGTAGTGGAGCACTGTCTATTGCCTGAGCTCAACATCGGAGACTGGCTCACCTTCACCCAAGCAGGAGCCTACAGTATGGGCCAGCCACTCTGCACCGCCACTGACTCACCACCACCCCCTGTATACTACGTTATCTCCTCCAGAGACTG GTTTGAGATGCAGGACACTGGTGTCACCCATGAGGCTACGCTGAAGAACTTCTCTTTGGTCCCTTATTTTCTAAATTCCTGCCAAACAGAGGCTGCTCTGTCTGTCCCAGCTTAG
- the LOC121945872 gene encoding antizyme inhibitor 1-like isoform X1: MKGITDEPQYSVCLLEGGTALYDVIDNHIYEQTLSEKNAFFVADLGVIMRQHVRWRTHMAQIRPYYAVRCNSSPAVIEVLAALGTGFICTNKSELELVQNHGIPSEDIIYSGICKQVSQIKYAAKNSIDLLVCDNEAELRKISRCHPNAKLLLQVSTEASSQDDEMSMTFGCSLKDCRHLLERAKELGVQVVGVRSNISSSCEDDQVYVHAISDARCVFDMGEEIGFNMKILDIGGGFSGSETQLELINSAVMSMVDLYFPPSTGVSIIAEPGSFFVSSAFTLAVNIISKEVVARDRQDQGHDDPSPNDEPEFQYYMNEGVYGSFASKLSETLIPAPSVHKQNTSLDAPVFSSSLWGPSGDDLDQVVEHCLLPELNIGDWLTFTQAGAYSMGQPLCTATDSPPPPVYYVISSRDWFEMQDTGVTHEATLKNFSLVPYFLNSCQTEAALSVPA, encoded by the exons ATGAAAGGAATCACTGATGAACCACAgtactctgtctgtctgctggagGGAGGAACAGCCCTCTATGACGTGATTGACAATCACATTTATGAACAAACTCTG TCTGAGAAGAATGCATTCTTTGTAGCAGACCTGGGAGTTATAATGAGGCAGCATGTTCGCTGGCGAACCCACATGGCCCAAATTCGACCCTACTACGCTGTCAGATGCAACAGCAGTCCAGCTGTTATTGAAGTTCTTGCTGCCCTTGGCACTGGATTCATTTGTACCAACAAG TCTGAGCTTGAGCTGGTCCAGAACCATGGCATTCCCTCTGAAGATATCATCTACAGCGGCATTTGCAAACAGGTCTCCCAGATTAAATACGCTGCTAAGAACAGCATTGACCTGCTGGTGTGTGATAATGAAGCTGAGCTTCGCAAGATTTCTCGCTGCCACCCCAATGCCAA GCTGCTGCTACAGGTCTCAACAGAAGCATCCAGCCAGGACGATGAGATGAGCATGACATTTGGCTGTTCGCTCAAGGACTGCAGGCATCTGCTGGAGAGAGCGAAGGAGTTGGGTGTGCAGGTGGTCGGGGTCAG GTCGAACATTTCCAGCTCCTGTGAGGACGACCAGGTGTACGTTCATGCCATATCTGATGCCCGTTGTGTCTTTGATATGGGA GAGGAAATTGGCTTCAACATGAAAATCCTGGACATTGGCGGTGGTTTCAGTGGCTCTGAGACCCAGCTGGAACTG ATCAACAGTGCTGTCATGTCTATGGTGGACCTTTACTTCCCTCCTTCCACTGGAGTCTCCATCATCGCTGAGCCCGGCAGCTTTTTTGTGTCCTCTGCTTTCACTCTGGCTGTGAACATCATCTCCAAGGAGGTGGTGGCACGTGATCGCCAGGACCAGGGACATG ATGATCCATCTCCAAACGATGAGCCGGAGTTCCAGTACTACATGAATGAGGGAGTGTACGGATCATTTGCCAGCAAACTGTCTGAAACGCTGATTCCTGCTCCATCCGTTCACAAG CAGAACACGTCCCTGGATGCTCCGGTGTTCAGCAGCAGCCTGTGGGGTCCCTCTGGGGATGACCTGGACCAGGTAGTGGAGCACTGTCTATTGCCTGAGCTCAACATCGGAGACTGGCTCACCTTCACCCAAGCAGGAGCCTACAGTATGGGCCAGCCACTCTGCACCGCCACTGACTCACCACCACCCCCTGTATACTACGTTATCTCCTCCAGAGACTG GTTTGAGATGCAGGACACTGGTGTCACCCATGAGGCTACGCTGAAGAACTTCTCTTTGGTCCCTTATTTTCTAAATTCCTGCCAAACAGAGGCTGCTCTGTCTGTCCCAGCTTAG
- the LOC121946325 gene encoding V-type proton ATPase subunit C 1-A-like: MTEFWLISAPGDKTCQQTWDKMMAATTRTNNLSINHKFNIPDLKVGTLDVLVGLSDELAKLDSFVESVVKKVAQYMADVLEDSRDKVQENLLANGVDLVTYITRFQWDMAKYPIKQSLKNISEIISKQVTQIDNDLKTRASAYNNLKGNLQNLERKNTGSLLTRSLADIVKKEDFVLDSEYLVTLLVVVPKTGYADWQKTYETLAEMVVPRSSNLLFEDNDSGLFSVTLFMKAIDDFKHKARENKFTVRDFQYNEEEMKADKEEMTRLSTDKKKQFGPLVRWLKVNFSEAFIAWIHIKALRVFVESVLRYGLPVNFQAMLLQPSKKNVKKLREVLNDLYKHLDSSAAAIIDSAMDIPGLNLSQQEYYPYVYYKIDCNLLDFKV, translated from the exons ATGACAGAGTTTTGGTTGATCTCTGCACCGGGAGACAAGACCTGCCAGCAAACATGGGACAAAATGATGGCAGCCACCACACGTACTAACAACCTCTCCATCAACCACAAGTTCAACATCCCAGACCTCAAG GTGGGGACACTAGATGTCTTGGTTGGGCTGTCGGATGAACTGGCCAAATTAGACTCCTTTGTTGAAAG TGTGGTGAAGAAGGTTGCTCAGTACATGGCTGACGTGCTGGAAGACAGTCGAGACAAAGTGCAGGAGAACCTGCTGGCCAACGGAG tggatcTTGTCACCTACATCACACGATTTCAATGGGACATGGCAAAGTATCCCATCAAACAGTCGCtcaaaaacatctcagaaatcATCTCAAAG cAAGTTACCCAGATTGACAATGACCTGAAGACCAGAGCATCAGCTTATAACAACCTGAAGGGAAACCTGCAGAACTTAGAGAGGAAGAATAC GGGGAGCCTGCTGACCAGGAGCCTGGCTGACATTGTTAAGAAGGAAGACTTTGTACTTGACTCAGAGTACCTTGTCACTCTACTGGTAGTTGTGCCAAA GACGGGATACGCTGACTGGCAGAAAACATATGAAACTCTGGCTGAGATGGTGGTGCCTCGATCCTCAAA TCTGCTATTTGAAGACAATGACAGCGGATTGTTCTCTGTCACTCTATTTATGAAAGCCATTGATGACTTCAAGCACAAAGCCAGAGAGAACAA GTTCACAGTAAGAGACTTCCAGTACaatgaggaggagatgaaggcAGACAAAGAGGAGATGACGCGGCTCTCCACAGATAAGAAGAAGCAGTTT GGCCCACTTGTCCGATGGCTGAAAGTTAACTTCAGTGAAGCCTTCATCGCGTGGATTCACATCAAAGCACTCAGAGTCTTTGTGGAATCTGTTTTAAG GTATGGGCTGCCGGTGAACTTTCAGGCCATGCTCCTGCAGCCAAGCAAGAAGAACGTGAAGAAGCTGAGGGAGGTACTCAATGACCTGTACAAACATCTGGACAGCAGTGCAGCAGCTATCATTGAT tctGCGATGGACATCCCGGGTCTAAACCTGAGCCAGCAGGAGTATTATCCTTACGTCTACTACAAGATCGATTGCAACCTGTTGGACTTTAAAGTTTAA